Proteins found in one Hyphomicrobiales bacterium genomic segment:
- a CDS encoding arginase: DVRAMLAAIARRCNVIGFDFVEVNPLLDVGTGATSYLGAVTAATFLGFVTGAD; this comes from the coding sequence GATGTGCGCGCGATGCTGGCGGCGATCGCCAGGCGCTGTAATGTGATCGGCTTCGATTTCGTCGAGGTCAATCCGCTGCTCGATGTCGGCACGGGGGCGACGAGCTATCTCGGCGCGGTGACGGCGGCGACGTTCCTCGGCTTCGTCACGGGCGCGGACTGA